Genomic window (Streptomyces sp. LX-29):
AGGCCGTGGCCGGCCTCGTCCTGCACCTTGGCGATCAGGATCGCCTTGCGGCGCAGCGAGGGCGCGCGGGTGATCCAGTTCGCCTCGGGCTGCATGCCGATGATCTCGGAGTGGGCGTGCTGCGCTATCTGCCGGACCAGCGACGCCCGGTACTCCTCGGGCATCCAGTCACGCGGCTCGATGCGCTCCTCCGCGGCCAGCGCGGCGTCGAACACCGCCTCATACGCCGCGGTGTCCGCGGCATCCGCCGCCATCGTGGTCATGCGAAGCCCCCTCGCTGCCGGGCGACCGGCCGACCAACCGACCGATCGTTCGGTTCAATGGTGAGCCGAGGGCACGTAGGGTGTCAACCCTGTGGATAACTCGGGCCCGCTGGGCCTGGTGGGTCCCTGTGGGTACCGTTCCGGGGGCGTACAGGTCAGGCCGCACGGGGATCGGGGCGGGGATATGGAGCCGGAAGCCGGGAAGCCGGGCGGCGTGGCCGGGCTCTCCACGCCCGCGCAACTGATCGTCGCGGTGGCGGTCGCGGTCGTCGCGGTGGCCGCGGTGGTGCACGTGGCCATGGTCTTTCTGCACGTCGCTCCGCCCAACACGGCCAGCAAGCAGCACGGCGACCTGATCGACGAGTACGTCTACCCCGAGTTCGAACAGAACTGGAAGCTCTTCGCCCCCAATCCGCTCCAGCAGAACATCGCCGTCCAGGCACGCGCCGAGATCCGCACCCCCGACGGCGGGACCGCCGTCACCGACTGGGTCGATCTGTCCGCGCAGGACGGCGCGGCCATCCGGCACAACCTGCTGCCCAGCCACATGCAGCAGAACGTGCTGCGCCGCGCCTGGGACTTCTACGCGGGCTCGCACGACGCCAGGGAGCAGCCGGTGACCGAGCGCGCCCTGCTCTTCGAGCGGTATCTGCGGCGGATCGTGATGTACCGCCTCGGGGCGAAGGAGGGCGGCGGCACGGTGGAGCGGGTGCAGGTGCGTTCGGTGACCACGCCGGTCGCCCCGCCGCCGTGGAGCGACGAGAAGATCAACACGAAGCCGTTCCACAGGGTCCTGCCCTGGTGGCCGGTGACCGAAGCCGACCTGCCGGAAGGGACGAACCGGTGACCGACCCCGCCATCCCCGCCGGCGCCCCCGACCCCGAGGCGGACCCGGCGATCGCCCCGGCCGCTCCTGCGGAATCCGGCACCCCCGCGGACTCCCGCGCAAGCGAGCTCGGGGGCGGGCCGACGCGCGACCACGCTGGTGCGGCGGGTGTCCCTGTCCCCGATCCCGAGTGTGATCCCGATCCGGATCCTGCTTCCGAGCTCGAACCCGATCTCGACCCCGAGCGTGATCCAGGGCTCGAACCCGGGTCCGGTCCCGCTCCCGTCAGCTCCACGCCCCGCCCGGCCGACCTCGCCGTCGGCCCCGAGGCGGGTCCCGCGGGCGGCGCGGGGCAGGCGGCACCAGCCGTGCCGCCGCCGCCCGCCCTGCCGCCGCCCGCCCTGCCGCCGGCGCCTGTCGTACCGCCTCCGCCTGCCGCGCCGCCGTCCGCCGTGCCGCGGCAGGGCCGTGCCGGTGTTCCCTTGCGGACCGGTGCAACGGTGCCGCCGCGGAGCGGTGCCTCGGTGCCGCCGCAGGGTGGTGCTGGCCTGCCCTCGCGGGCGGGAGGCCCGGTGGATCCCGGTGTTTCTCCGGGCTTCGCGGGCCCCGCCGGTTCCGCTGCCCGCTCCGCGCGGTCGTCCGTCGCCGCCCGCCTGAGTGCGCCGGTCGAGGCGGCCTTCGGGCGGGGCCTCGCACGGGTCACCGGCTCCGCGCTCGGCCCGTACCAGACCGCCGTCATACGCATCGGATTCGCGTTCACCTGGCTGGCCTTCCTGGTGCGCGAGTGGCCGCACCGACGCCAGCTGTACGGGCCGGACGCCCCCCTGGACTGGGACATGGCCCGTCAGGTGCTCGACGCCAACCACGCCTTCAGCGCGCTGATGTGGTCGAGCGGCACGCTGTGGTTCGAGATCGTCTACGGCCTGTCCCTCGCCTCCAGCGCGCTGCTGCTGCTCGGCTGGCGCACCCGGACGATGTCCGTGCTCTTCATGATCGGTGTGCTGTCGCTGCAGAACCGCAGCATCTTCATCGGGGACGGCGGGGACAACGTCGTCCATCTGATGGCGACCTACCTGGTGCTCACGCGATGCGGCCAGGTCTGGTCGCTGGACGCGCGCCGCGCGGCCCGGCGGGCCGCGCGGGAGCGGGAGGGCCGGCTTCCACCTGACAGGGCCGGCATCGTGCTCTGGGCTGCGACCGGCATCGCACTCGCCGTGGTCCACCTCGGTACCGACGCCGACCTGGCCTGGACCGCCCGCGGCCCGCTCCCCGGTCTGGGCTGGGCCGCGGTGCTGTGGGGCCTGTGGCTGGTGCACGCGGCCTGGTGGCTGGCACGGCGGTACGCGCCCGGAGAGCCGCGCCTCGTCCTGGACGCGCTCGCGAACCTCGTGCACAACGGCGCCTTGCTGGTGATCATGGCCGAGGTGTGTCTGATCTACGCGACCGCCGGCTGGTACAAGATCCAGGGCAGTCGCTGGCAGGACGGCACCGCGCTCTACTACGCGCTGCACCTGGACTACTTCTCTCCCTGGCCCGGCCTCGCCGACCAACTGGCCGACAACGGTCTGCTGGTGATGGCGCTGACATACGGCACCGTCGCCGTCCAGGTCGCCTTCCCCTTCACGCTCTTCAACCGGCGTGTGAAGAACGTCCTGCTCGCCGTGATGGTGATGGAACACATCGGGATCGCGATCGCCCTGGGCCTGCCCTTCCTTTCTCTGGCGATGATCGCGGCGGACTCGGTCTTCCTGCCGACGAGCGCGCTGCGCTGGCTCGGGGGCCGCGTCCGGCGGATACGAGACCGGCTCCTGCCCGGCCCCGCGGCGACCACACCCGGTGTGCCGGGAACGGGAGTGCCGGAGGCGGAAAGTGCCGCGGACGGGCGTGTCCGAGGGGGCGTGGCCGCGGCGGGTCGTGTCGCCCGCGTGGAGCGAAGGCCGCGCGTCGGCCGGTGACGGCCAGGGCCGTAGGCTGACGAAGTGACCGACCACGAAGCCGCGCGTGCCCTTCGGCAATGGCGCGAGGCCGCCCCCGACGCCGTGTTGCTCGACGGCTTCCACGCTCTGAAGCACGCCCTCCGCTTCGGGGCGGACATCCGGTGCGCGATCACCAGCGACAAGGAGTCCGTGCTGGCTCTGGCCGCCGGGCTGGCCGAGGACGTGACGGGCGCGCTCGACGACCGCGTGGTCGAGGTGCCGAAGGAAGCCCTGCGCGAGCTGGTGCCCAAGGGGCACGCCACCCAGGTCGCCGCGCTGGCGACCCGGCGCGCCCGCGCGGACAACCGGCAGGCGCTGGACCGGCGCCCCAGGTCCGCGCCGATCGTGGTGCTGGACAACCCCCGCAATCTCGGCAACGTCGGCGCGGTGGTTCGGCTGGCCGCCGGCTTCGGCGTCACCGGGGTGGTCACCACCGGCGACCTGGACCCCTGGCACACCAACGCGGTGCGCGCGGGCGCCGGCCTCCACTACGCCACCGCCGTGGAGCACGTCGACCGTGACGCGCTGCCCACCGGTCCGCTGTACGCCCTGGACCCGGAGGGGGAGGACATCCGATCCGTCGTCCTCCCCGACGACGCGCTGCTCGCCTTCGGCTCCGAGCGGCACGGCATCTCCCCGGAGCTCCGCGGCCGGGCGGACCGGCTGCTCTCGCTCCCCATGCGGCCCCAGGTCTCCAGCTACAACCTCGCGACCAGCGTGGCCATGACGCTCTTCCATTGGGGAGGGCCGCGCTAGCCGGACGGGACGACCGCGCCAGCCGGCGGAGGGACCGTGTCGGCCGGCGGGACGACCACGCCGGCCGCTGTGCGGGACCGCGTCGGCCGGCCTTGGTGGACCGGGTCGACCGGGCCTCGACGCCTCGAGGCCCGGCCACCCCGAGGGTCAGCCCTGGCGGCGGACCTCCACCATGCGGAAGCGGGTGGCGACGAACGCGCCGTCGCACAGCGTGGAGTTGGCCGAGGGGTTGCCACCGGTGCCGTGGAAGTCGGAGAACGCGGCGGTCTGGTTCACGTACACGCCCCCTGTCAGGTTGAGGGAGAGCTGCGCCGACTCCTCCAGGCACGCCTCCTCCATCAGGCGCTCCACCTCAGCCGAGGTGGTGTAGGCGCCGACCGTCATGGCGCCCTTCTCCCGGATCGTGTGACGCAGCAGATCGGCCGCATCCGCCGTGGAGTCCACGGCGACGGCGAACGAGACGGGTCCGAAGCACTCCGCCAGATAGGCCGGCTCCTCGGTGCCCTCCCACTGCTTGCGCGCGCCGTCCTGCTTGACGATCACCGGCGTGCGTACGGTGGCGCCGGGGAAGTCGGGGTTGGCCACGGTACGGGAGGCGAGGGCCACCTCGCCGAGGCCCGGCGCCGCGTCGAGGCGCTCGCCGACCTGGGGGTTGACGATGGCTCCCAGCAGGGCGTTGGCCCGGGCGTCGTCGCCCAGCAGCCCGCCGACGGCCGCCGCCAGGTCGGCGACGACCTCGTCGAAGCTCTTGGGCCCGGCGTCGGTGGTGATCCCGTCGCGGGGGATCAGCAGGTTCTGCGGGGTGGTGCACATCTGGCCGCTGTAGAGGGAGAGGGAGAAGGCCAGGTTGCCCAGCATCCCCTTGTAGTCGTCGGTGGAGTCGATGACGACGGTGTTGACGCCGGCCTTCTCGGTGAAGACCTGCGCCTGGCGGGCGTTGGCCTCCAGCCAGTCGCCGAAGGCGGTCGAGCCCGTGTAGTCGATGATGCGGATCTCGGGGCGCACCGCGAGGGTCTTGGCGATGCCCTCGCCGGGCCGCTCGGCGACCAGGGCGACCAGGTTGGGGTCGAAGCCCGCGTCGCGCAGCGCCTCGCGCGCCACCTGGACGGTCAGCGCCAGCGGCAGCACGGCCCGCGGATGGGGCTTGACCAGCACCGCGTTCCCCGTGGCGAGGGAGGCGAAGAGGCCGGGGTAGCCATTCCACGTGGGGAAGGTGTTGCAGCCGATCAGGAGCGAGATGCCGCGCGGGGCGGCGATGAACGCCTTGCGCAGCTCCAGCGGGTCGCGCTTGCCCTGAGGCTTGGACCAGTCGGCGGTCTGCGGGGTGCGGGTCTGCTCGGCGAAGGCGTACGCCACCGCCTCCAGGCCACGGTCCTGCGCGTGCGGCCCGCCCGCCTGGAAGGCCATCATGAAGGCCTGGCCGCTGGTGTGCATGACGGCGTGCGCGAACTCATGGGTGCGGGCGCTGATCCGCGACAGGATCTCCACACAGACCGCCGCGCGCGCCTCCGGCCCGGCATCCCGCCAGGCCGCCATCCCGGCCCGCATCGCCGGGAGCAACACGTCCAGGTCCGCGTGCGGATACTCCACGCCCACATCGATCCCGTACGGCGAGACCTCGCCGCCGGTCCAGCCGACCGTCCCCGGCTGGTCCAGCTCCAGGCGCTTGCCGCGCAGCGCCTCGAAGGCCGCCTGGCCGTCGGCGGCGCTCAGGCTGCCGCCCTCTCCGTACGCCTTGGGGTGCTCGGGGTGCGGCGACCAGTACGCCCGCGTGCGGATCGCGTCCAGGGCCTGGTCGAGGGTGGGGCGGTGCTTCTCGATCAACTGCGCTGTGGTGAATCCGGCGGTCACGACTGACCAACTCCTCGGTGAGCTCCATGGATCGGGGCGCGGAGGGTGCCCCGGGTGCGGTCGATGGTGCGGAACGGTGGGCGACGGCGTGCCGACAGAGATAGATTAACCGAACGATCGGTCGGTACAAGGGGGCCTGTCGAAGCTGTGGACAACTTGTCCGAGAGGATGAGCGGCATGACTGCGAACGACCGGGAAGACACCCTGGGGATTGCGCGCACGAGCACCGTCGCCGTCGTCGGCACCGGCACCATGGGGCAGGGAATCGCCCAGGTGGCGCTGGTCGCCGGCCACACCGTGCGACTTCACGACGTGGCCCCGGGACGGGCCGAGACGGCCGCCGGGGCGATCATGGCCCGGCTCGACCGGCTGGTCGCCAAGGGCGGGCTTTCGGCCGCCGAGCGCGACGCGGCGCGGGCCCGGCTGCACCCCGTGGCCGAGCTCTCCGGGCTGGCGGACTGCGCCCTGGTCATCGAGGCCATCCTCGAGGAACTCGGTGCCAAGCAGCAGCTGTTCACCGCGCTTGAGACGGTCGTCTCCGACGACTGCCTGCTGGCCACCAACACCTCCTCGCTGTCGGTGACGGCCGTGCAGGGTGCGCTGCGGGTGCCCGGGCGCGTCGTCGGCCTGCACTTCTTCAACCCGGCTCCGCTGCTGCCGCTGGTCGAGGTGGTGAGCGGCTTCGCCACCGACACGGCCGCCGCCGACCGCGCGTACGCCGCCGTGGCCGGCTGGGGGAAGACGCCGGTGCGCTGCACCGACACCCCCGGCTTCATCGTCAATCGGATCGCCCGCCCCTTCTACGCCGAGGCGTTCCGGGTCTACGAGGAGCGGGTCGCCGACCCGGCCACCATCGACGCCGTGCTCCGCGAGTGCGGCGGCTTCGCCATGGGGCCCTTCGAGCTCACCGACCTGATCGGCCAGGACGTGAACGAGGCGGTGACCCGATCGGTGTGGACCTCCTTCTTCCAGGACCCGAAGTTCACGCCCTCCCTGGCGCAGCGGAGGCTGGTGGAGGCCGGGCTGCACGGCCGGAAGACGGGTCGCGGCTGGTACGACTACGCGGACGGCGCGGAACGCCCGCTGCCGCACACCGCGCCGCCCGCGGAGCCCCCGGCGCACGTCGTGGTCGAGGGCGATCTGGGGCCCGCCGCCGAGCTGATCGCCCTGGCGCGCGAGGCGGGCATCGAGGTGCGCCAAGTGGACGAGGACCGGGGCACCCGGTTCGTGCTGCCCGGCGGGGGACAGCTGGTGCTGGCCGACGGCCAGACCTCGATGGAGTTCCGGGACGTCGTCTACTTCGACCTGGCGCTGGACTACCGCGCGGCCACCCGGATCGCCCTGTCCGCCGCCCGCGACACCACCGAGCGCACCCGCGCGGAGTCCATCGGCTTCTTCCAGGCGCTGGGCAAGCAGGTCAGCCTGGTCGGCGACACCCCCGGCATGATCGTGGCCCGTACCGTCGCGATGCTCGTGGACCTCGCCGCCGACGCCGTGGCCCGGGGCGTGGCGAGCGCCGAGGACATCGACACCGCGATGCGGCTCGGCGTGAACTACCCGCTGGGGCCGGTCGAGTGGGGGCGGCGGCTGGGCGCCGACTGGGCCCGTGACGTCCTCGACGAGCTTCATCAGCGCTACCCGACCGGTCGCTACGCCCCGTGCCTGGCGCTGTGCGAGGCGGCGTTCGCGGCCGTCGACGCGGACGACGGTGACCGCGACACGGACACCGACGACGCCGGCGCGAAGGATGTGATTTCCTCATGACCATGGCCAAGCGCGACACCTACACGCCGGATTCGCTGCTCGCGGTCGCCGTCGAGGTGTTCAACGAGCGGGGCTATGACGGCACCTCGATGGAGCACCTCTCACGCGCCGCGGGGATCTCCAAGTCCTCCATCTACCACCACGTCAAGGGCAAGGAGGAGCTGCTCCAGCGGGCGATAACCCGCGCCCTGGACGGGCTCTTCGGCATCCTCCAGGAGCCCGGCGCGGTCGAGGGCCGGGCGGTGCAGCGGCTGGAGTACGTGGCTCGGCGCACCGCCGAGGTGCTCATGGCGGAGCTGCCGTACGTCACCCTGCTGCTGCGGGTGCGCGGGAACACCGACACCGAGCGGTGGGCGATGGCGCGCCGCCGCGAGTTCGACCACGAGGTCGCCGAGCTGCTCAAGCAGGCCGCGGCCGACGGCGACCTGCGCGGTGACGTGGACGCGCGGCTGGCGACCCGACTGCTCTTCGGAATGATCAACTCGATCGTGGAGTGGTACCGGCCCGACCGCGGCGGGGTCGCCAGCAGCGAAGACGTGGCCGAGGCCGTGGTCCGCACCGCCTTCGCCGGCCTGCGCACCTGATCGAACCGGCGGCCTGCGGATCGGGCGCTTCGGCCCCGGCCTGCCCGCACCGGCCCGCGAAGGGCCCCGCTCCCGAACAACGCCGGGCGTGCCATACGGACCCGATCCGTACGGCACGCCCGGCGCTTACGCGCTTGCGTATGGACCGGGAGCCGCACGGCTGCGCCCCGCGCCGGCGCGCCCGTGTACGGTCCCGCCACCTCCGGCGGCCGTCCACACTCCCGCTCGCCGCGGCCACGCCGCCGGCCCCGCCGGCCCCGACGACCTTCCCGACCGGACGAGGGCGTGTCCCCGACCGGGCGAGGACGCGCCGGTCCGGCGATCACCGCGGCGGGAAGCGGCGGACGCGGTGCCGCGGTGCCGGCGTCCGCCGCCTCGCCGACCGCCGTGTCGGGCCGCCGTGCGCCGTGCCGGTCCCGAGCCGCCCTAAAGCCCGCCCGCGCCGCCGTCCGCCGTGTCGGTCCCGAGCCGCCCTGAAGCCCGCCCGCGCTGCCGTCCGTCGTGTCGGTCCCGAGCCGCCCTGAAGCCCGCCCGCGCCGCCTTCCGTCGTGTCGGTCCCGAAGCGCCCTGAAGCCCGCGCGCGCCGCCGTCCGCCGTGCTGGTCTCGAGCCGCCCCAAAGATCGCCGCGCCGCCGTCAGGGCTCCGCGTCGAGGTCCGTCTCCTCGAAGACCAGCAGGGTGCGGGTGCTCAGCACCTCCGGTATGGCCTGGATGCGGGTGAGGACGAGCTCGCGCAGGGAGCGGTTGTCGGGCGTGTGGACCAGCAGCAGGACGTCGAAGTCCCCGCTGACCAGGGCGATGTGCGCGGCACCCGGCAGTTCGCCGAGCTTCTCGCGGACCGTGCGCCAGGAGTTCTGCACGATCTTGAGCGTGATGTAGGCCGACGCGCCCTGCCCGGCCCGCTCCTGGTTGACGCGGGCGGTGAAGCCCCGGATCACCCCGTCGTCCAGCAGCCGGTTGATCCGCGCGTAGGCGTTGGCGCGCGAGATGTGTACATGCTCGGCGACTGAGCGTATCGAGGCGCGGCCGTCGGCCTGCAGCATGCGCAGGATGTCGCGGTCGATCGGGTCGAGGGGACGTGCCGGGGGTTTCTCACCGGAACTGGCCATCTGTTCGCCCTGCATACCGTCCCGCCTCCCCTTCATGGACGCCCTGCTTTCATCTCAGGCTGTGGAGAACCGTTTGTCCACAGGCCGCCGTCGCCTGTAGCCAAAATGTGCCATCGACCGAACAATCGGTAGGGGAGGGCCGTGAGGCCCTGCCCACTCCCCGACGATGAGGAGGTTGAGGTCGCCATGACGGTCCTTGAGCAGCCCGGTGCGTACCGGCCCACGCCCCCGCCCGCCTGGCGCCCCCGCGTCGACGCCGCGCCGCTGTTGCCCGACGCCGAGCCGTACCGTCTGCTGGGCACCTCAGCCGCCGACGACGTCTCGCCCGACCTGCTGACCAGGCTCTACGCGGAGCTGGTGCGCGGTCGCCGGTACAACACCCAGGCCACCGCGCTCACCCGCCAGGGCCGACTGGCCGTCTACCCCTCCTCGACCGGTCAGGAGGCGTGCCAGGTGGCCGCCGCGCTGGTGCTGGAGGAGCAGGACTGGCTCTTCCCCAGCTACCGCGACACCCTGGCGGCCGTGGTGCGCGGCCTCGACCCGGTGCAGGCGCTCACGCTGCTGCGAGGCGACTGGCACACCGGCTACGACCCGCACGAGCACCGGGTGGCCCCGCTGTGCACCCCGCTGGCCACCCAGCTGCCGCACGCCGTCGGCCTCGCGCACGCCGCGCGCCTCAAGGGGGACGACGTGGTGGCGCTCGCCCTGGTCGGCGACGGCGGCACCAGCGAGGGCGACTTCCACGAGGCGCTGAACTTCGCGGCGGTCTGGCAGGCCCCCGTCGTCTTCCTGGTGCAGAACAACGGCTTCGCCATCTCCGTGCCGCTCGCCAAGCAGACCGCCGCCCCGTCCCTGGCGCACAAGGCGGTCGGGTACGGCATGCCGGGCCGGCTGGTCGACGGCAACGACGCGGCCGCCGTGCACCAGGTGCTGGGCGAGGCCGTGCGGCGGGCCCGGGAGGGCGGCGGCCCCACCCTGGTCGAGGCCATCACCTACCGCGTCGACGCGCACACCAACGCCGACGACGCGACCCGCTACCGCTCGGACAAGGAGCTGGAGGCGTGGCGCGGCCACGACCCCATCGACCTGATCACCGCGGAGTTGAGGAGGCGGGACCTCATCGACGACGACCGCGTCGAGGCGATACGCCAGGACGCGGAGGCGATGGCCGCGGCGCTGCGCGAGCGGATGAACGAGGACCCGGTCCTCGACCCGATGGACCTGTTCGAGCACGTGTACGCGGAGAAGACCGACCAACTGCGCGAGCAGGCGGCGCAGCTGCGCGCCGAGCTCGACGCCGAGGGCCAGGAAGACCGCGAGAACGAGGCCCAGGAGGGGACACGATGACCGCCACGGCCGTGGAGACCGCCCGTAAGCCCGCCACCATGGCGCAGGCGCTCGGTCGCGCCATGCGCGACGCGATGGCCGCGGACCCGACCGTGCATGTCATGGGCGAGGACGTCGGCACGCTCGGCGGGGTCTTCCGGATCACCGACGGGCTCGCCAAGGAGTTTGGAGACGACCGCTGTACGGACACCCCGCTGGCCGAGGCGGGGATCCTGGGCACCGCCGTGGGCATGGCGATGTACGGGCTGCGGCCGGTGGTCGAGATGCAGTTCGACGCCTTCGCCTACCCGGCGTTCGAGCAGCTCATCAGCCATGTCGCGCGTATGCGCAACCGGACGCGCGGAGCCATGCCGCTGCCCATCACCGTCCGGGTGCCCTACGGCGGCGGCATCGGCGGCGTGGAGCACCACAGCGACTCCTCCGAGGCGTACTACATGGCCACCCCCGGCCTCCATGTGGTCACCCCGGCCACCGTCGCCGACGCCTACGGGCTGCTGCGCGCCGCCATCGCCTCCGACGACCCCGTGGTCTTCCTGGAGCCGAAGCGGCTGTACTGGTCCAAGGCCGACTGGTCGCCCGACCACCCTGAGGAGGTCGCGCCGATCGGCCGCGCGGTGGTGCGCCGCCGCGCCTCGGTGCCCGGCGGCCGCGCGGCCACGCTGGTCACCTACGGACCGTCCGTGCCCGTGTGCCTGGAGGCCGCGGAGGCGGCCCGCGCGGAGGGGTGGGACCTCGAGGTCGTCGACCTGCGCTCGCTGGTGCCCTTCGACGACGAGACGGTCTGCGCCTCGGTCCGCCGCACCGGACGGGCGGTGATCGTGCACGAGTCCACCGGCTTCGGCGGTCCTGGAGGGGAGATCGCCGCGCGGATCACGGAGCGCTGCTTCCACCACCTGGAGGCGCCCGTGCTGCGGGTCGCGGGATTCGACATCCCGTATCCGCCGCCGATGCTGGAGCGGCATCATCTGCCCGGCGTGGACCGGGTCCTGGACGCCGTGGCCCGCCTGCAGTGGGAGTCCGACTGGACCGAGGGGAGCGTGGGCTGATGCCCGTCGTGCGCGAGTTCACCCTGCCCGACCTCGGGGAGGGGCTCACCGAGGCGTTGATCGTCCGCTGGCTGGTCGAGGTGGGTGACGTCGTCACCGTCGACCAGCTGGTGGTCGAGGTGGAGACGGCCAAGGCGATGGTGGAGGTGCCCTGCCCGTACGGCGGGGTGGTGACCGCCCGGTTCGGTGAAGAGGGCACCGAACTGCCGGTGGGCGCCCCGCTGCTGACGGTCGCGGTGCCGACGGTCCACGGCGACGGCGCGCCTGCCGAGGGCGACGGCGGCGCGGAGGGCCACGGCGCCGAGGGCGGCGCGGGCGGCGCTCGGGGAGGCGCCGACGAGGGCTCGGGCAACGTCCTCGTCGGGTACGGCACGGGGGCTCCCGCCGCCCGTCGTCGGCGGATCCGGCCGACGGGTCCGGGTCGGGTGCCCGGAGCGGGGTCGCTCCCGTCGGGCGCCCCGGCCACCGGGGCCTGGGACGGCGCCGCCGCCCACGCCCGCTCCGCGCCCCGCGCGGACGCCGCCTCCGCGGCCCGCTCCGGGGGTGACGCCGGCTCCGCACGGTCGGTGGTCTCCGGCGGTTCGGCGGCCCCCGCGGCCGTCGGCGTGATGGCGCGGCCGCAGAGCGCTCCGGAAGGTCCCATCCCGGTGATCTCGCCGCTGGTGCGGCGCCTGGCGCGCGAGCACGGGCTGGATCTCCGGGAGGTGCGCGGCAGCGGACCGGAGGGCCTGATCCTGCGGGCCGACGTCGAGCGGGTGGTCCGCGCGGGCCGTGCTGCCGAGCCGGTCCCGGCGGCGCGGCTCCAGGAGGCCCCCGCGGCGGTCGCGACGGTGCCGGGCGAGGAGCGGGTGCCGCTGCGCGGCCTGCGCGGCACGGTGGCCGACAAGCTCTCCCGCAGCCGGAGCGAGATCCCCGACGCCACCTGCTGGGTGGACGCCGACGCGACCGAACTCCTCGCCGCGCGGGCGGCGATGAACGCGGCCGGCGGTGCCAAGGTGTCGCTGCTCGCGCTCCTGGCCCGGATCTGCACGGCGGCGCTGGCCCGCTACCCCGAGCTGAACGCCACCGTCGACATGGCGGCCCGGGAGATCGTCCGGCTGCCCTCGGTGCACCTCGGGTTCGCCGCGCAGACCGACCGCGGGCTGGTGGTGCCCGTCATACGGGACGCGCACACCCGGAGCGCGGAGGACCTCTCGGCCGAGATGGGGCGGCTGACGGAGGCGGCCCGGGAGGGCAGGCTCACCCCCGCGGAGCTGACGGGCGGCACCTTCACGCTCAACAACTACGGGGTCTTCGGAGTCGACGGATCCACGCCGATCATCAACCACCCCGAGGCCGCCATGCTGGGCGTGGGGCGGATCGTGCCCAAGCCGTGGGTGCACGAGGGCGAGCTGGCGGTGCGGCAGGTGGTGCAGCTGTCGTTCACCTTCGACCACCGGGTCTGCGACGGAGGGACCGCCGGCGGGTTCCTGCGGTACGTGGCGGACTGCGTCGAGCGGCCGGTGATGCTGCTGCGGACGCTGTAGCGCCGCCGCGCGGAGCGGCCATACTCGTGGGGTGAGCGCGGGTGGATATGACGCGGTGGTGCTGGCCGGAGGCGCGGCGCGGCGGCTGGGCGGGGCC
Coding sequences:
- a CDS encoding alpha-ketoacid dehydrogenase subunit beta, translating into MTATAVETARKPATMAQALGRAMRDAMAADPTVHVMGEDVGTLGGVFRITDGLAKEFGDDRCTDTPLAEAGILGTAVGMAMYGLRPVVEMQFDAFAYPAFEQLISHVARMRNRTRGAMPLPITVRVPYGGGIGGVEHHSDSSEAYYMATPGLHVVTPATVADAYGLLRAAIASDDPVVFLEPKRLYWSKADWSPDHPEEVAPIGRAVVRRRASVPGGRAATLVTYGPSVPVCLEAAEAARAEGWDLEVVDLRSLVPFDDETVCASVRRTGRAVIVHESTGFGGPGGEIAARITERCFHHLEAPVLRVAGFDIPYPPPMLERHHLPGVDRVLDAVARLQWESDWTEGSVG
- the pdhA gene encoding pyruvate dehydrogenase (acetyl-transferring) E1 component subunit alpha yields the protein MTVLEQPGAYRPTPPPAWRPRVDAAPLLPDAEPYRLLGTSAADDVSPDLLTRLYAELVRGRRYNTQATALTRQGRLAVYPSSTGQEACQVAAALVLEEQDWLFPSYRDTLAAVVRGLDPVQALTLLRGDWHTGYDPHEHRVAPLCTPLATQLPHAVGLAHAARLKGDDVVALALVGDGGTSEGDFHEALNFAAVWQAPVVFLVQNNGFAISVPLAKQTAAPSLAHKAVGYGMPGRLVDGNDAAAVHQVLGEAVRRAREGGGPTLVEAITYRVDAHTNADDATRYRSDKELEAWRGHDPIDLITAELRRRDLIDDDRVEAIRQDAEAMAAALRERMNEDPVLDPMDLFEHVYAEKTDQLREQAAQLRAELDAEGQEDRENEAQEGTR
- a CDS encoding dihydrolipoamide acetyltransferase family protein is translated as MPVVREFTLPDLGEGLTEALIVRWLVEVGDVVTVDQLVVEVETAKAMVEVPCPYGGVVTARFGEEGTELPVGAPLLTVAVPTVHGDGAPAEGDGGAEGHGAEGGAGGARGGADEGSGNVLVGYGTGAPAARRRRIRPTGPGRVPGAGSLPSGAPATGAWDGAAAHARSAPRADAASAARSGGDAGSARSVVSGGSAAPAAVGVMARPQSAPEGPIPVISPLVRRLAREHGLDLREVRGSGPEGLILRADVERVVRAGRAAEPVPAARLQEAPAAVATVPGEERVPLRGLRGTVADKLSRSRSEIPDATCWVDADATELLAARAAMNAAGGAKVSLLALLARICTAALARYPELNATVDMAAREIVRLPSVHLGFAAQTDRGLVVPVIRDAHTRSAEDLSAEMGRLTEAAREGRLTPAELTGGTFTLNNYGVFGVDGSTPIINHPEAAMLGVGRIVPKPWVHEGELAVRQVVQLSFTFDHRVCDGGTAGGFLRYVADCVERPVMLLRTL